A stretch of DNA from Amphiprion ocellaris isolate individual 3 ecotype Okinawa chromosome 18, ASM2253959v1, whole genome shotgun sequence:
AGAGCCAGTAATTAGGTAACACCGTGAATCCGATGATTCCGCATTTAGCTTTCAAAATCAAAGCAACTGCGTTTTGTCTGCACGTctttctgtgctgctgtctcactcttttgtcttttttgcccacgtagtctgtttctgtcaaaCAAGCAGGTGTAGAACAAAACACTCCAGCTATTCTCTCAGtgcctccctcccttccttcctgcCTCCCACTCCCCTccccgtctcccccctctgcccGTGCAAATGTCAGACTTCACATCTTCTGCTATCAAAGGCTCCGCAGTCGCAGCAGGATCCACCCAAACCTGACTGCTCCTTTCACATCATGCAGCTCTATACAGAAGGGAGACGGAGGCACGATGACAAACATTTGCTCTCCCTGAAACACAGAACTGTTCGGCTGAACAAACATGCCTAAACGTGCCTGCCTGGGGTTTGGATTTCTCTAACTTTTTTGCTGCGTAAATTCTGCACTAAAGCCCAAGATGTGCACAAGACAGCTTCATCCTCCATCGTCTTCATATTTTGTAGCACCAAGTCATCGTCATCACTAACATCATGGTTACACCACCGAAGTGTACTGACAGCGAAAACGGGGACGACAAAATCAACTCATTGTGACTCAacagacacaacagattttGCTACCTTATAGTGGAAATTACAACTacaacagccttggcggagtactgcgctctctgagtgcttttcttgcgtGTTACATGTTCACTtacaatgtattttttgtgcttAAATACCCAATCTTGCAGTAAAATCTCTACTTCTTTTAGTCACAAAACTTTATATGATCATGTTTAGACACTGAAAATTAAGGTTAACGAAAGACTGCAATCAATAACCAATTTTTTCCCTAACCTTGATATAAGTGCATCTGTTGCAATAACCTACCTGCAGCCTGCAGCCAGGATGTGATCCAGAGACTCTGCTGTCCAAGTCCTGTGTTTTGTACGCCCACCATCTACCCCAACCACCTCCCTGCAAAATCACTGTAGAACATAAACATAACACTTCATTTGTTCAATTGAATGCTGCCTTTGAAAATAATCCAGTAACCAGATTACAAAGGACACCATACAGCCGCTCTATGATGTCTGTAAAGTCTAAATAAAATGCCCCTGGACACGTCAGAGTAATGTCATAGTTGGGGCTGTTGACTATGAAAATCTTTTGATCCATTAGTTTAAATGGCCGCGGGCATTTATCAGCTGGGTAGAGTCTGACAAAAGGCTCATTCAAGATGAGTCAGACCTATGCAGACTCAATTACTGTTGCGCTCACAACGCATTACATTTCTGTCTGAATAAATCCCGACCCGCGCTGACGTCATGAAAATGTAGGCAGCGATAATCTTACCAGATCAAAGCAGCTTCAGGTTTTGGAGTCAAGTGCTGCCTCTGCTCTCTAGGAACTGTGTGGCCTCAGGGGATGATGGGTAAACATGTGGGTCTTACCTCCTCTAATGTGTAATTGGTTTAGGTGTTGACTCAACATTCTGATGCTTGAGAGATACTTTCAGTTCATTTGGAGATGTGATTTGtggaattttgaaaatgtattctGTTACAGGATACATGTCGTGTGGTTGATGGTGAGGTTTATTAGTCAGACAGTCTGAATACATCTGActgtaaactgtatttattaCATTATATCACATTTAATTTCTATTGTATATTAACATTaatttattgaagtatttaacAAATCTTTGTGAAATGATGATCCCAAAACTAGCTTACATAAACAAACCACTATATAGTAATATATAGCTGCTATCCAGCATCATTATACACATCCACatacagtaccgttcaaaagtttggggtcgcatagaaatgtccttatttttgagagaaaaccatttttttcaaagaagataacattaaattaatcagaaacacagtctagacattgtaaatgtggtaaatgactattctagctggaaacggctcattttgacatttaacatTCAAACAGATGCTGATGATGTGCAGGGAAACACCAGGCATAACAGTGGCATCTTGGTatgtattttatgtcatttttttcagatacCTGGTCAGAAAATATCCATGTCCTCATGCTTTGTTAATTCTGTTCAGTGGCATAAGGTTTACAATATTCAAATCATCACAGTTAAATAGCACAGTTGGAATCAAACAACAAGGGTGACTTTAAACCACCATATTGCTCTGGCGCAGTACTAAAGGGAGAAAATCCTCCCTGAAAAGAGGCTAATTTCTGCGCCTGCAGAACTCTCAAAAGAGCAGAATTAAGGGAAGAAGTCATTTAAATGACTGGTAATTAGAGAGCTCTTGTTGTGAGGGTGAAGTGACCTCttcatcatctcctcctcctctttcttttcatcGTGACACCGGACTGAATCGAGCTCTAATGCCCAGTTTGACTCGCTCGCTTCCTCCTCTGAGCCTTTCAAGCGTCACTCAGCGGCTCTCAAAGCTCCTGATGAGCCCTCGGTagctctcagacacacacacatgcacactaacAGACTGCAACACATGCAGATATTGAATACACATCACGCAAACATGCAACCAGCTCAGTGCGCTCTTATATAttcccttcacacacacacacacacacacacacaggtcacaGCAGCTCCCTAGTGCAGCGTCactcccatccctccctctctgctaTACACAAAGCAGATAAAAGTCCCGAGGCCATGCCACTAATTAACTATAGTGAGCTCCAAAGGGCTGCAGCACCACGAGGTCTAAAGATCTCCTCTGTATTCAACATCCCACTGACAGGAGCCTGCCAACCCACAGTCAGCACTCATGCATGATTTTTAATCACAGAGAACCTTTCAAATGTTggaaaattgaaataaaatataattttgctGGAAAAGAAAACCTCCATCTTCGTTGTATGAAATCGTGCAGTGGGTGTCAGATGAGCTCCGGATTTATTTCCATTGATGGATTTTAACCTTTAGCGCAGCTCTGACTCAGTTATTTTCTTCCAGGCTGCTTGCTTTAAAGGAGCTGCATCTCGGTAAATATGCTTAAttgctttcttgccaagagtCAGATAAGAAGATCCACGTCAATCTCATGTTTGTGCGTTAGTATGAAGTTACAGAGCCAGGAGGTGATCAGCTTAGCTTAGTGTAAATACTGGCAGGAGGGGGAAGGAGCCTGAGTCATGCTCAGCATAAAAACATACCAACCAGCATCAATAAAGTTTGCTAATTAACAGGGCGTGTCTTGCTTCCTAAATCCATATAGACACAGAAATGAAGTGATTGTGTGTGATGGAATTCTGACATCTAAAGAACtaaattttcacttttaaattttttatttttttttggcccaGTTTTAAACATTAGTTCCATATGATGTTGCTTAAAGATTGATGCTTTGTTTTGGATGATGATGGCTGGATCTGCACCATGTTTTTATCGTATGTTTTACATGCTCATATACTTTGTAAATTCCACTACATTCTCTATTCAAGTCTGTATTTCATCCTAAAAGTTAAGTTGAAGTAAGTTTAAAGATGTAAACAATAAAGAGAAGTGTGCCAGCGTCTGCATCAGGTGCAGCTGGTTAGAAGGGATGGTGTGTCTTCCAAATAAAACATCTGAGAAGGCTGCAATTAAACATTTCAGGTATTTGAGTGAAGCTCCTTCTCTGAGGTATTTACAGTATGAGAGCAGGTGTGTTTTGAGCATGACGCAGCTGAGGGGATcaaacctgaaatttctaattacagagataaaaaaaaaaaaaaaaatcaagttggaGTGTGAAGTTTTAGAaaacagacaggtaaacagggCTCACACTAACTTAAAAAATACCTCATGCATATGTTTagacaaaaaatgctgcatggAGTAAATAGAATGAAATTGCAAGCAACTTTGGTTGTCTGactgtggtaaaaaaaaaaaaaaaaaaaaaggtagctGTAGAGTTTTCTGTACATGTCCCATTTGATACTGCAGAAACTAAACAGTGTACCTAAACTTTGGAATGATCCACTTGTTGGAATCCAGAAGACTTCAGCAGTTGCATTGGAAGCATCTGGGTTTCTTTACAATGGTGCCCTCTTGTGGCGTTTCACTGTATTACCATGATTACTGCAACTACAAAGCAAAGTATTGATAGTAATTAATGATCATCGAAAGGAGATGTTCAAGAAAAAttagaaatcagaaaaatattttatcacaaAATGAGGCATCtctgacatacactaccgttcaaaagtttagggtcacttagaaatgtccttattttttaaagaaaagcatttttttcaatgaagataacatttaatgaatcagaaatacagtctagacattgttaatgtggtaaatgactattctagctggaaacagctgatttttaatggaatatctccatagaggtacagaggaacatttccagcaaccatcactcctgtgttctaatgctacattgtgttagctaatggtgttgaaaggctaattgatgattagaaaacccttgtgcagttatgttagcacatgaataaaagtgtgagttttcatggaaaatatgaaaatgtctgagtgaccccaaacttttgaactgtagtgtgtatgtgggagattctgtgtgttcatgtgatgtgaaaatgcaaaaaaatagacatcatttgagtttttataatatgtttattttttttaactttttttctttaaaaaatgacaaggtCCAAGTATTTTGGAAGCCCCGCCCTCACCCTATGTTCCCCAGCCGGCGAGCTCGACTCTAAAGCAACCAGCAAAGAAAAATAGTCATATGGACAATTGATAATATACACCCCATATACAGCAATACATAGTGGTCTACCATAATGTTACCAATAATACGCAACCTCCAATGAGGCTTCAATTCAAACTGTTGCCACTGATATGGTTCATTTCAACAGCAACTGTCAACCAATGACGGTTGTAACTTTGACTAGTGTGGGTGGAGTTCAGGTTGCCGTGTCAGCTGCCTTTCTTTACACATCATCAACGGCTCAGCTGATCAACAGAACACGTGCTGACTTTTATCCAGCTTCGCCAAACAGAGCTAAGATCCGGCCGTTGACCTGAACACCCCCGTTCTACCAATCAGATTCAGCATAAGTGCAAAGTTTAGGAGGCACTGACACGCACTGCTATCTCAAGGAGCCCGAGTAAACGTCACCAACACTCCCTCCTCATCTCTGTCAAACTGTTTACCGAGGGTTGAAATGGATTGAAGTGACCTGCAGCTTCCGGTTTTCTAGTAATTATGCAGGTCAGGACACAGGAAATGGGATTTTATCAGCCTGCCTGTAACGAGTCTGATGACGGATCCCCATagaataaaaattcaaaaaaagtcCACTTCACCAAGTTCAAGTCCTGTCTATGAATTTAACGTCTGTGTTTTTTGCTTATTTGACCTCACTTTGCATACAGTAACAGCCAGTGAAAGACAGGGCaaactgtgtaaatgtgtgtgtttgcatgtgccAGCGACCCCCGCAGTGGTAGAGACAGCATAGAGAAGGTATCTGTATGTGCATGAAATAAAGACGGAGTCTGTACACAGTGTGAGCGACCGCAtgtccatctgtgtgtgtctgagctaCAGACATGACTCCCAGTGCAGCTGCAGGTCTGTGCTGTCCAGAAAATCGGCCGAGAAGACGCTTGGCGGCGTGTGCGGTGCCAGAGGGGCTAAACTCGTCCCCCCGTCGCCTTCGCCGGCTCCGCCTCCTCCTACTCTCCTTCCTCCATTGTCCTCGCTTCCTCCACTTGCGCTCTCCACCATGGAGATGTCCAGCCAGTCCATGCTGTCCAGCGTGGGGTCGCCGAAGTCCAGCCCCGCAGAGTGAGGGGAGAAGCCCAGGTCGGACGTGTCCATGGGGGAGGGAGGGTGGTCCAGGATGCTGGGAGTGCTCAGCATCTGGCTGTGGAGGTCGTCGATCAGCGTCAGGCCGCCGTCCGACTCCATGCCCAGCAGCGGGGCCCCCGTGGTGCTCTCCAGAAAGTCTTCCAGCCGCCCGCTGCCTGAGCAGGGCTCTCCCACAGAGGGCTGAGGAGAGATGAGGGGCTCTGTCGGGGTGGGAGGGGAGAGGTGGAGGGGGGACGGGGCAGCAGATGGGGAGGGTGGGTCAGAGTGGAGAGGGGCGAGCGAAGGGTCCGGGTTGGCCTTGAAGCCGGGGATTTCTGAAAGAGGACACAGACAAGTGGTATCAATACAGACTGATGATGCCTTTCTGTCagtgagagcagcagcagtttttacCTCCACTTTTCAGCAGGATGTCAAACAGGTCGTCCATCTGCTGGCTGTTCACGCCGTTCTCCTGCTGACAGAGAGGAACACATTACCCATCAGCCACCagtcacacatgcaaacacgACTGAAACGCAAACTACAtcttaaaaacagcaacaaactcTGCATTTATTtggccttttctttcttttggtcaGTATGTTtcttatttcagtgaaaaaaataggCGTAGGATTATATGATTTTGCCACAAACCTTAAAATAATAACCGTTGACttgattttgttcatatttaacTAATTCCAGTCATTCTGAAGGAGACATTTAGCTGTTGATCGCTTCATTTTTTACACTGTACTCTCTCCTATGAACACTACGTTCCTTTTTTACAATCTGGAGCATTAGACACATTCTAGGTTTTTCCACTACACCCCTAGTTGCTGTAGCCTGCTCTGTCCTCGTCACTACTGTAGCTTCCTTCTTTAGTCCCTGCTAGTGAACGTAACCAGTGTGCCAAGGCGGGAATTTTgccacagaaaccagatttaaaactcCGGTATtcagcaaaacacagaaatattcaCCTGCTGCTGTCTTAATCTGCCCTGTGCAAACTCCTTTGGGGTGTTCAGTTAAATGTAAAAGCCCTGCACACTAGTTCTCAGTGTGGGTGGTGAATTATAAGTAGAATGAATATAAATTCATCTCTGAATCTGGAAACTGATCTCAAAGATTACAGTCCATCTGTTTTCAAGTTGTCTGGCTTTGTGCTCTTAAATAGGCTTTATGCAAATAAGTGAAGCAAAAACAGATCTTTGCATGAGTCACTTCAGTCTAAAACTAGACGAGCAAGACCAGAATGTAAAGCACTGTGGTTGGGGACACAAGTTCAGTTCTGACTTTGTCATGGCTGGAAACACCTGACTGACCAGTGAGCTACTATTTCCTCCCTGCAGATATTTCACATCTAAATGCAACGCATTTACATAACAGACAATATTTAAATTCAAAGAAGTAAATCAGACAGACTGAGAAAAATGGGCAAagccaaaaacagaaaacaaagaggtAACTGAACCTCCTTCACATTTCTGACTGATGACAGTAAAAGATGATGTGATGCTGATAAGCCAGTAAATCCAAACCAACACCACAGCAGAGCACAAAACTGTCCTCTAAGTTCAGTAACAGGAGCACACAGTTCCATGTGAGAGGATGGAAAATGGAGgcacagacagaaaagagaTCAATACTGCAAAAGGGGTGGAAAGAAAAGACATGCTGGAGGACATACTTTGGAACGCTGAGGAGGAAGGGAGGTGTTGGGGTTGGGAGAGGGAGGGGTGAACAGTGTGTGCCGGTCGTAAGGCGGACacacctcctctctctgtcaggATGGTGTGATGAAGGGATGAAATGAAGGAAGagaagaacaaagagaaaaattaaaTGAGGTTTACAACATAAATGTGAAGAGGGAGACTGAGCCACAGAGGTGACATGCTCGTGGGAGCTCTGAGGAGTGGAGTGGGCGGCGCTGCTACCTTGAGAGATGACATTAAGTTGCTTTGGCTTTCGCTGTCCGACATGTCGTTGAAGAAAGGCTGCAGGTTGGGCGGAGCAGTGGCTGACTGGCTGGGCTGTGGAGCACCATTGGTGTCCAAGTGGAGTCCTGCCTTCTGTCCCTGAGGGGCAACAGAGACACATTCAGACCACATTAAAACAGACGAAAACAGCTTTCTTCTTAATATTTCATCAGCCCATATTGTGACAATGATGATTTTAAACTGTGTCAGTGGCGACACCTTGTGGCAGGACGATTGTACTGCTTCGATGGTGCAGACAGTTCTAAAGCAGGACAGCGACAGATGGCAGATGTgtttatactatatatatagtGATAGTTTTCACAACTGAATTACATGATATATTTAGCATCTACAGCAACTGCAATCTAAAATGAGAAACTaagcaacaaaaaagtcaagtgggtaacttaataatgataatacattttatttgtaacgCACTTTTCTTTTAAGCAAATTCTCAAAGCGTTaaattaaagatataaaaggataaaaacataACAGGCaggtaaaacagaaataaaaatttcagggacacgtttaattaaaaagaaaggtctttgagcctttttaaaaaacaaacaaaacttgcaAGCATGCCTACatacaaatgtacaaataaaaaagCAATTCTCATAGATAGAGAGTCTTTGGTGTACCTTCTTGTTTGGTTGACTTGCAGGCCCGACCTCTGGCTGCTCTTTTGATTGGCTGTCAGCGCTCGGGAGTTTACTTGGAGTCGACTGCAATCTCTGAAAAATTAGAAGTGGACAAAGTTAGACATCTCATGTTTTGTTTGATAAATACCTAGATAAATATTTCAAGGATTCAAGAATTCCCTTTGGGATTAATCAAGTTACATCCTAGCTAATTATCTgaattggggttttttttccacatagatCCATTTTTGGTACACTTATTTTTATGTGTAGTTACCACCCAAAGCCCCATTGTGAACCAGAAAAACCCTGAAAGTGCCACAGTCCTTGTACCTGCAGTGTGATCCGCCCATTGGTTTTGGCCAGTGAGGTCACTCCGTTCTGTCCGTCCGTGGTGTGACTGGTAAGAGCTATCAGATAGTGGTTGCCGTTGCTGTCGGTGACCAGCGTGGGCGTGCCGTTGGCCTTGAGGAGGTCTAATGAAAAGGCTTGAGTCTGGAGAGGAGTGCCGTTCTGTTGGTTGATGATGACTGGAGTCACCTGGAAACAGAAACCAAACAGTTGGTTTCTCCATTTCCCATGgtatttaggattttttcattttcaattcaaGAAAACTTCCACTTATTGTATACTGAAAGAGCTTAGGAATGTGCAGTATGTGTACTCTCAGTATTTAAAGACAATAtactatttttaactttttatctCAGATATGTAGGACCTCCAACTGCCTCACCTGTTGTGTGGTAGCAGCTGCcgtctgctgtttctgctgttgcCTCTGCTGAGCCTTCAGCTGCTTCCTTTGCTGCATTTGGCTCCCTGCAGGCTTCTGATTTGTCCCTGCCTGGTTTTGGATCTGCACCTGAACCTGTTTCAGCTGAACCTGGTTCTTCTGCTGAGCTTGGATGTGCCCCTGTGTTTGCTTTAGCTGGTTTTGCTGCACTATCTTCTGTTGTGCGAGTTTCTGCTGGGCCAGTTTCTGCTGCGCCAACTTCTGCTGGGCCAGGAGCTGCTTGTGTTGGGTTTGCTGTATGATAAGCTGCTGcagttgctgctgctgatggagcaGGATTTGAGCAtctttcttctgctgctgctgttgtttttgaggGCTGAGCTTAGCCTCCGTCACTTTCTGCAGTTGTACctgactctgctgctgctttggttgtggctgctgtttctgttgttcagtTTGCTGGACCTGCAGCCGTTGAATCTGCTGCAGCCTGAGCAGAGTCTCCTGAGAGCACTGCATCGGCTGGGCCGGCTTCTTCGCTTGGGCCTCCTCCGTTACTCCCTCCATTCCTTCCTCTGgctccagctccttcttcaccttCAACACGATACCATTAGGAAGCGTGGGGGGCTGGATGGCTGAGGCTTTTATTAGAGTTTGGAATTTAACCTCTGGGGAAGTTTTGCTCTTCTCATTTCCTTCCTTCTT
This window harbors:
- the mrtfab gene encoding myocardin related transcription factor Ab isoform X10 — protein: MPPLKSPAAFHEQRRSLERARTEDYLKRKIRSRPERSELVRMHILEVPSTETSAEPSLQAKQLQLKRARLADDLNDKISHRPGPIELVHKNILSVSCPLQHSLLDSPKGAGGESSSLDEDSSDALSPDQLTNHDSPLSAVPQLSPSDVLTPNGDISPTQFLTQPPPPPPPPRVNGSDSSPLPKITNGTMVTSASSRPSSGQVKSQAKSSSDRPPQRPKKPKDSKPKVKKLKYHQYIPPDQKADKERPPQMDSSYAKLLHQQQLFLQLQILSQQQQHYNYHTILPAPPKPQTEQPPTTNSGPSPSRSVHTTTTAASTGQTMTVRQSQAAVGGAKPATLPANLDEFKVAELKQELKLRGLTVSGTKNDLIERLRNYQEQNGGTAAVLKNGISQSSLQGTPSAVSTTASSPTTTPDHQSVEGGFKLALSSLAQAVPGRVMRFGSTSSSPPVSPTPSERSLAGMSPDETSCNGDMFGEMVSSPLTQLTLHPSPQHPSNISPLSQPLSVVKEEIHSSCSLSRSSPASAQPAEPLPGVAMDTSSMDKDQMLQEKDKQIEELTRMLRQKQRLVETLRSQLEQGKMAGGTVVKKEGNEKSKTSPEVKFQTLIKASAIQPPTLPNGIVLKVKKELEPEEGMEGVTEEAQAKKPAQPMQCSQETLLRLQQIQRLQVQQTEQQKQQPQPKQQQSQVQLQKVTEAKLSPQKQQQQQKKDAQILLHQQQQLQQLIIQQTQHKQLLAQQKLAQQKLAQQKLAQQKIVQQNQLKQTQGHIQAQQKNQVQLKQVQVQIQNQAGTNQKPAGSQMQQRKQLKAQQRQQQKQQTAAATTQQVTPVIINQQNGTPLQTQAFSLDLLKANGTPTLVTDSNGNHYLIALTSHTTDGQNGVTSLAKTNGRITLQRLQSTPSKLPSADSQSKEQPEVGPASQPNKKGQKAGLHLDTNGAPQPSQSATAPPNLQPFFNDMSDSESQSNLMSSLKREEVCPPYDRHTLFTPPSPNPNTSLPPQRSKQENGVNSQQMDDLFDILLKSGEIPGFKANPDPSLAPLHSDPPSPSAAPSPLHLSPPTPTEPLISPQPSVGEPCSGSGRLEDFLESTTGAPLLGMESDGGLTLIDDLHSQMLSTPSILDHPPSPMDTSDLGFSPHSAGLDFGDPTLDSMDWLDISMVESASGGSEDNGGRRVGGGGAGEGDGGTSLAPLAPHTPPSVFSADFLDSTDLQLHWESCL
- the mrtfab gene encoding myocardin related transcription factor Ab isoform X9; amino-acid sequence: MVLRDITIQSVLQLKLQQRRTREELVSQGIMPPLKSPAAFHEQRRSLERARTEDYLKRKIRSRPERSELVRMHILEVPSTETSAEPSLQAKQLQLKRARLADDLNDKISHRPGPIELVHKNILSVSCPLQHSLLDSPKGAGGESSSLDEDSSDALSPDQLTNHDSPLSAVPQLSPSDVLTPNGDISPTQFLTQPPPPPPPPRVNGSDSSPLPKITNGTMVTSASSRPSSGQVKSQAKSSSDRPPQRPKKPKDSKPKVKKLKYHQYIPPDQKADKERPPQMDSSYAKLLHQQQLFLQLQILSQQQQHYNYHTILPAPPKPQTEQPPTTNSGPSPSRSVHTTTTAASTGQTMTVRQSQAAVGGAKPATLPANLDEFKVAELKQELKLRGLTVSGTKNDLIERLRNYQEQNGGTAAVLKNGISQSSLQGTPSAVSTTASSPTTTPDHQSVEGGFKLALSSLAQAVPGRVMRFGSTSSSPPVSPTPSERSLAGMSPDETSCNGDMFGEMVSSPLTQLTLHPSPQHPSNISPLSQPLSVVKEEIHSSCSLSRSSPASAQPAEPLPGVAMDTSSMDKDQMLQEKDKQIEELTRMLRQKQRLVETLRSQLEQGKMAGGTVVKKEGNEKSKTSPEVKFQTLIKASAIQPPTLPNGIVLKVKKELEPEEGMEGVTEEAQAKKPAQPMQCSQETLLRLQQIQRLQVQQTEQQKQQPQPKQQQSQVQLQKVTEAKLSPQKQQQQQKKDAQILLHQQQQLQQLIIQQTQHKQLLAQQKLAQQKLAQQKLAQQKIVQQNQLKQTQGHIQAQQKNQVQLKQVQVQIQNQAGTNQKPAGSQMQQRKQLKAQQRQQQKQQTAAATTQQVTPVIINQQNGTPLQTQAFSLDLLKANGTPTLVTDSNGNHYLIALTSHTTDGQNGVTSLAKTNGRITLQRLQSTPSKLPSADSQSKEQPEVGPASQPNKKGQKAGLHLDTNGAPQPSQSATAPPNLQPFFNDMSDSESQSNLMSSLKREEVCPPYDRHTLFTPPSPNPNTSLPPQRSKQENGVNSQQMDDLFDILLKSGEIPGFKANPDPSLAPLHSDPPSPSAAPSPLHLSPPTPTEPLISPQPSVGEPCSGSGRLEDFLESTTGAPLLGMESDGGLTLIDDLHSQMLSTPSILDHPPSPMDTSDLGFSPHSAGLDFGDPTLDSMDWLDISMVESASGGSEDNGGRRVGGGGAGEGDGGTSLAPLAPHTPPSVFSADFLDSTDLQLHWESCL
- the mrtfab gene encoding myocardin related transcription factor Ab isoform X6 is translated as MIMLDTNHCLSIEPSPPGSPPMADDMEKAALKMDHDRLVYHSLKEVLQLKLQQRRTREELVSQGIMPPLKSPAAFHEQRRSLERARTEDYLKRKIRSRPERSELVRMHILEVPSTETSAEPSLQAKQLQLKRARLADDLNDKISHRPGPIELVHKNILSVSCPLQHSLLDSPKGAGGESSSLDEDSSDALSPDQLTNHDSPLSAVPQLSPSDVLTPNGDISPTQFLTQPPPPPPPPRVNGSDSSPLPKITNGTMVTSASSRPSSGQVKSQAKSSSDRPPQRPKKPKDSKPKVKKLKYHQYIPPDQKADKERPPQMDSSYAKLLHQQQLFLQLQILSQQQQHYNYHTILPAPPKPQTEQPPTTNSGPSPSRSVHTTTTAASTGQTMTVRQSQAAVGGAKPATLPANLDEFKVAELKQELKLRGLTVSGTKNDLIERLRNYQEQNGGTAAVLKNGISQSSLQGTPSAAVPGRVMRFGSTSSSPPVSPTPSERSLAGMSPDETSCNGDMFGEMVSSPLTQLTLHPSPQHPSNISPLSQPLSVVKEEIHSSCSLSRSSPASAQPAEPLPGVAMDTSSMDKDQMLQEKDKQIEELTRMLRQKQRLVETLRSQLEQGKMAGGTVVKKEGNEKSKTSPEVKFQTLIKASAIQPPTLPNGIVLKVKKELEPEEGMEGVTEEAQAKKPAQPMQCSQETLLRLQQIQRLQVQQTEQQKQQPQPKQQQSQVQLQKVTEAKLSPQKQQQQQKKDAQILLHQQQQLQQLIIQQTQHKQLLAQQKLAQQKLAQQKLAQQKIVQQNQLKQTQGHIQAQQKNQVQLKQVQVQIQNQAGTNQKPAGSQMQQRKQLKAQQRQQQKQQTAAATTQQVTPVIINQQNGTPLQTQAFSLDLLKANGTPTLVTDSNGNHYLIALTSHTTDGQNGVTSLAKTNGRITLQRLQSTPSKLPSADSQSKEQPEVGPASQPNKKGQKAGLHLDTNGAPQPSQSATAPPNLQPFFNDMSDSESQSNLMSSLKREEVCPPYDRHTLFTPPSPNPNTSLPPQRSKQENGVNSQQMDDLFDILLKSGEIPGFKANPDPSLAPLHSDPPSPSAAPSPLHLSPPTPTEPLISPQPSVGEPCSGSGRLEDFLESTTGAPLLGMESDGGLTLIDDLHSQMLSTPSILDHPPSPMDTSDLGFSPHSAGLDFGDPTLDSMDWLDISMVESASGGSEDNGGRRVGGGGAGEGDGGTSLAPLAPHTPPSVFSADFLDSTDLQLHWESCL